A single genomic interval of Labrus bergylta chromosome 18, fLabBer1.1, whole genome shotgun sequence harbors:
- the fam167b gene encoding protein FAM167B, giving the protein MDFKEFGGDSSEGETEDLDSLKALTEKLKLQTRRPSYLEWQERVQSRSWKESDSADSPGSEGKAVSVPATSSNENSQVVVRNICGFDTIDDALEFLRKELREMQVQDNQLARQLIRLRGEIHRLKVEQVCDRHKEMLDDATYELEECDEESDLLCDIPMKAAFALSTPLKHLGLTKMNINSRRFSLC; this is encoded by the exons ATGGACTTCAAAGAGTTTGGAGGGGACTCCTCCGAGGGGGAGACTGAGGACCTGGACAGCCTAAAAGCACTTACAGAGAAGCTGAAGCTGCAGACCCGCAGACCATCCTATCTGGAGTGGCAGGAGCGGGTACAGAGTCGATCGTGGAAGGAGAGTGATTCCGCAGACAGTCCGGGATCCGAAGGAAAAGCTGTTTCTGTTCCTGCGACTTCGAGTAATGAGAATTCTCAAGTGGTTGTCCGCAACATTTGTGGCTTTGATACTATTGATGATGCTTTGGAGTTCCTAAGAAAGGAGCTG AGGGAGATGCAGGTTCAGGACAACCAGCTGGCCCGTCAGCTGATCCGTCTGCGGGGGGAGATTCACCGGCTGAAGGTAGAGCAGGTGTGCGATCGCCACAAGGAGATGCTGGACGATGCAACATACGAACTGGAGGAGTGTGATGAGGAGTCAGACCTGCTGTGTGACATCCCTATGAAGGCGGCCTTCGCTCTGTCCACCCCACTCAAACACCTTGGCCTCACCAAGATGAACATAAACTCCAGACGCTTCTCTCTGTGTTAA